The following are from one region of the Carassius auratus strain Wakin chromosome 13, ASM336829v1, whole genome shotgun sequence genome:
- the LOC113113062 gene encoding adipocyte plasma membrane-associated protein-like isoform X2, with translation MKPMNPSTKAQVSIPDIPAGMCVCFSTYSGKLFRVTFLTLVSLVLFPLLVLVFLLESPIHPEVFSLNEPPLMTGCYEPNLKLRQAERLFEDLLIGPESLANIGDVFYTGTADGKILKIEGRNIHVLATLGKPPCGSQEHEHTCGRPLGIRVGPNGTLLVADAYLGLFEVNPVTGEVKSLVSTGKMIGGRRLGFLNDLDVTRDGKKVYFTDSSSRWQRRDFMHLIMEATADGRLLEYDTESREVTVMMENLRFPNGIQLFPDEESVLVAETTMARIRRIHVSGLIKGGMDTFIDNLPGFPDNIRRSSSGGYWVSMSAVRPNPGFSMLDFLSQRPWLKKLIFKLFSQDTLLKFVPRYSLVVELQDGGSCVRSLHDPHGLVAAYISEAHEYNGQLYLGSFRSPYLCKLDLSKV, from the exons ATGAAGCCCATGAACCCCAGTACAAAAGCACAAG TCAGCATCCCTGACATCCCtgctggtatgtgtgtgtgtttcagcactTACAGTGGGAAGTTGTTTCGTGTGACATTCCTGACACTAGTGTCTCTCGTGCTCTTCCCACTGCTCGTGCTCGTGTTCCTGCTGGAGTCTCCCATTCATCCAGAGGTGTTCAG TCTGAATGAACCCCCTCTGATGACTGGCTGTTACGAGCCCAACCTAAAACTCAGACAGGCCGAGCGACTGTTTGAGGACCTGCTCATCGGCCCAGAATCCCTTGCTAACATTGGAG ATGTTTTCTACACTGGGACGGCGGATGGAAAGATCCTCAAAATCGAGGGAAGGAACATTCATGTGTTAGCAACACTTGGCAAGCCACCGTGTG GCTCTCAGGAGCATGAACACACCTGTGGACGTCCTCTGGGAATCCGGGTGGGGCCTAATGGCACCTTGCTCGTAGCGGATGCCTATTTGGGACTGTTTGAGGTCAATCCTGTCACCG gTGAGGTGAAGTCTCTGGTGAGCACAGGGAAGATGATCGGGGGTCGGCGTCTGGGTTTCCTCAATGATCTGGACGTGACTCGGGATGGGAAGAAGGTGTACTTCACGGACTCCAGCAGCAGATGGCAGCGCAGGGACTTCATGCACCTGATCATGGAAGCCACGGCAGATGGACG TCTGCTGGAGTATGATACCGAGAGCAGGGAAGTGACCGTGATGATGGAGAACCTGAGGTTTCCAAACGGCATCCAGCTCTTCCCTGATGAGGAGTCTGTTCTCGTGGCTGAAACCACCATGGCCAGAATAAGGAG GATTCATGTTTCGGGTCTCATTAAAGGAGGGATGGATACATTTATAGACAACCTCCCGGGATTTCCTGACAACATCCGGCGCAGTTCTTCCGGTGGATACTGGGTCTCCatgtccgctgtgagacccaaccCTGGCTTCTCCATGCTGGACTTCCTGTCCCAAAGACCCTGGTTAAAGAAGCTCATATTTAAG CTGTTCAGTCAGGACACTCTGCTGAAGTTCGTGCCGCGCTACAGTCTGGTGGTGGAGCTGCAGGACGGAGGGTCATGCGTGCGCAGCCTCCACGACCCACACGGCTTGGTGGCGGCGTACATCAGCGAGGCGCACGAGTACAACGGCCAGCTGTACCTGGGCTCCTTCCGCTCGCCGTATCTGTGCAAGCTGGATCTGAGCAAAGTGTGA
- the LOC113113062 gene encoding adipocyte plasma membrane-associated protein-like isoform X1 — MNEPEGLRLRRLNRPQVIRDEAHEPQYKSTSTYSGKLFRVTFLTLVSLVLFPLLVLVFLLESPIHPEVFSLNEPPLMTGCYEPNLKLRQAERLFEDLLIGPESLANIGDVFYTGTADGKILKIEGRNIHVLATLGKPPCGSQEHEHTCGRPLGIRVGPNGTLLVADAYLGLFEVNPVTGEVKSLVSTGKMIGGRRLGFLNDLDVTRDGKKVYFTDSSSRWQRRDFMHLIMEATADGRLLEYDTESREVTVMMENLRFPNGIQLFPDEESVLVAETTMARIRRIHVSGLIKGGMDTFIDNLPGFPDNIRRSSSGGYWVSMSAVRPNPGFSMLDFLSQRPWLKKLIFKLFSQDTLLKFVPRYSLVVELQDGGSCVRSLHDPHGLVAAYISEAHEYNGQLYLGSFRSPYLCKLDLSKV, encoded by the exons ATGAATGAGCCCGAAGGACTGCGGTTAAGGAGGTTGAACAGACCTCAAGTAATTAGAGATGAAGCCCATGAACCCCAGTACAAAAGCACAAG cactTACAGTGGGAAGTTGTTTCGTGTGACATTCCTGACACTAGTGTCTCTCGTGCTCTTCCCACTGCTCGTGCTCGTGTTCCTGCTGGAGTCTCCCATTCATCCAGAGGTGTTCAG TCTGAATGAACCCCCTCTGATGACTGGCTGTTACGAGCCCAACCTAAAACTCAGACAGGCCGAGCGACTGTTTGAGGACCTGCTCATCGGCCCAGAATCCCTTGCTAACATTGGAG ATGTTTTCTACACTGGGACGGCGGATGGAAAGATCCTCAAAATCGAGGGAAGGAACATTCATGTGTTAGCAACACTTGGCAAGCCACCGTGTG GCTCTCAGGAGCATGAACACACCTGTGGACGTCCTCTGGGAATCCGGGTGGGGCCTAATGGCACCTTGCTCGTAGCGGATGCCTATTTGGGACTGTTTGAGGTCAATCCTGTCACCG gTGAGGTGAAGTCTCTGGTGAGCACAGGGAAGATGATCGGGGGTCGGCGTCTGGGTTTCCTCAATGATCTGGACGTGACTCGGGATGGGAAGAAGGTGTACTTCACGGACTCCAGCAGCAGATGGCAGCGCAGGGACTTCATGCACCTGATCATGGAAGCCACGGCAGATGGACG TCTGCTGGAGTATGATACCGAGAGCAGGGAAGTGACCGTGATGATGGAGAACCTGAGGTTTCCAAACGGCATCCAGCTCTTCCCTGATGAGGAGTCTGTTCTCGTGGCTGAAACCACCATGGCCAGAATAAGGAG GATTCATGTTTCGGGTCTCATTAAAGGAGGGATGGATACATTTATAGACAACCTCCCGGGATTTCCTGACAACATCCGGCGCAGTTCTTCCGGTGGATACTGGGTCTCCatgtccgctgtgagacccaaccCTGGCTTCTCCATGCTGGACTTCCTGTCCCAAAGACCCTGGTTAAAGAAGCTCATATTTAAG CTGTTCAGTCAGGACACTCTGCTGAAGTTCGTGCCGCGCTACAGTCTGGTGGTGGAGCTGCAGGACGGAGGGTCATGCGTGCGCAGCCTCCACGACCCACACGGCTTGGTGGCGGCGTACATCAGCGAGGCGCACGAGTACAACGGCCAGCTGTACCTGGGCTCCTTCCGCTCGCCGTATCTGTGCAAGCTGGATCTGAGCAAAGTGTGA
- the LOC113113063 gene encoding cystatin-F-like, whose amino-acid sequence MRVSYQALVLLFLAGLCSLEKVPVHAFVSKPIPGTLQNVSKNDTGVKEAVLTGTYSFNNKSNDAFLFKASAVDDAKRQIVKGIRYILEVEITRTVCRKRGNTDDLNNCPFQTDSRLRQTFFCHFDVWSVPWMNMMSTTYFKCHSDYTF is encoded by the exons ATGAGGGTCTCTTATCAGGCTCTAGTCTTGCTTTTCTTAGCAGGATTATGCTCACTCG AGAAAGTTCCAGTCCATGCATTTGTCAGCAAACCAATCCCAGGAACTCTACAGAACGTCAGCAAGAATGACACTGGGGTGAAGGAGGCCGTCCTGACTGGAACCtactcatttaataataaatccaaCGATGCCTTCCTCTTCAAAGCATCAGCTGTTGATGATGCGAAGAGACAG ATAGTCAAAGGCATCCGCTACATTCTGGAAGTGGAGATCACACGGACCGTGTGCAGGAAGAGGGGCAACACTGATGACCTCAACAACTGTCCCTTCCAGACAGACAGTCGGTTACGGCAG ACCTTCTTCTGTCACTTTGACGTGTGGTCCGTTCCATGGATGAACATGATGTCaactacatattttaaatgtcattccGATTACACATTCTGA